From the Sphingomonas aliaeris genome, one window contains:
- a CDS encoding PepSY-associated TM helix domain-containing protein — protein sequence MTRHDPIAVPPVRKPKPKWRGWWLKQLHTWHWMSAAVSLIGMLLFAITGITLNHASSIGATPVVAEKAGTLPPALLAQLKTPAAADAPLPAPVAAAVKQAVGLDASGKPGEWSDADVYVALPRPGGDGWVSIDRTSGAITSENTDRGWIAYLNDLHKGRNSGTAWSWFIDIFAGACILFTLTGLLLLQLHARHRPTTWPIVAAGLIVPVLLIIVFIH from the coding sequence GACTCGACACGATCCCATCGCGGTGCCGCCTGTCCGCAAGCCGAAGCCCAAATGGCGTGGCTGGTGGCTGAAGCAATTGCATACGTGGCACTGGATGAGTGCCGCCGTCTCGCTGATCGGGATGCTGCTGTTCGCGATCACGGGGATCACGCTGAACCACGCATCCTCGATCGGCGCGACGCCGGTGGTGGCGGAGAAAGCGGGCACGCTGCCACCCGCTTTGCTCGCCCAGCTGAAGACTCCCGCCGCAGCCGATGCCCCCCTGCCCGCGCCCGTCGCGGCGGCGGTGAAGCAGGCGGTCGGGCTGGATGCGTCGGGCAAGCCGGGCGAATGGTCGGATGCGGACGTCTATGTCGCTTTGCCGCGGCCGGGCGGCGACGGATGGGTCAGCATCGACCGCACCAGCGGCGCGATCACGTCCGAGAACACCGATCGCGGCTGGATCGCGTATCTGAACGACCTGCACAAGGGCCGCAATTCGGGCACGGCGTGGAGCTGGTTCATCGATATCTTCGCCGGGGCGTGCATCCTGTTCACGCTGACCGGGCTGTTGCTGCTGCAACTGCATGCGCGGCATCGCCCGACGACATGGCCGATCGTGGCCGCGGGGCTGATCGTGCCGGTGCTGCTCATCATCGTCTTCATTCACTGA
- a CDS encoding DUF2271 domain-containing protein translates to MRASNLVLLSGVLAGPAVAGTITVTVPAIKVAEYHRPYVAVWLEPVGGGAARTIALWYETKKTGKDAGTKYLADLRAWWRKGGRTMTVPADGVSGATRAPGTYKIALPANIKPGQYVLNVEAARETGGRELVTMPLTVPNPNAKGSGKSELGAVTVSAR, encoded by the coding sequence ATGCGTGCATCCAATCTGGTCCTGTTGAGCGGCGTGCTGGCCGGCCCCGCCGTCGCGGGGACGATCACCGTCACCGTGCCCGCGATCAAGGTGGCCGAATATCACCGCCCGTATGTCGCGGTCTGGCTGGAGCCGGTCGGCGGCGGCGCGGCGCGCACGATCGCCTTGTGGTACGAGACGAAAAAGACCGGCAAGGATGCGGGCACCAAGTATCTCGCCGACCTGCGGGCGTGGTGGCGCAAGGGCGGGCGCACGATGACCGTACCGGCGGACGGCGTCAGCGGTGCGACGCGCGCGCCGGGCACGTACAAGATCGCGCTGCCCGCCAACATCAAGCCGGGCCAGTATGTGCTGAACGTCGAGGCCGCGCGCGAGACCGGCGGACGCGAACTCGTCACCATGCCGCTGACCGTACCCAATCCGAATGCGAAGGGCTCGGGCAAGTCCGAACTCGGCGCCGTCACCGTTTCCGCTCGCTGA
- a CDS encoding DUF4198 domain-containing protein: MKRFTTRLIAAAALVSVPAMLSAHRQWLLPSGTVFSGEDAWATIDAAVSNDLFFADHQPMRLTGVKVWQPDGSEGKLQNPSTGRYRSVFDVQLDRPGTWKVGTAMSGVMGSFMVDGVEKRIGGRGGPPRPGQPAPLTVADIPANATDVKLTETSARNEVFLTSGAPTRTVFAPTGKGLEFAPVTHPDELVAGETAKFKFLIDGKPAAGLKVTVIPGGKRYRNDEGAVELTTGADGMLDVKWPTAGMYWLNATATDDKATTPRATQRRMSYTTTVEVMTP, translated from the coding sequence ATGAAGCGTTTCACCACTCGCCTGATCGCCGCCGCCGCGCTCGTCTCCGTGCCCGCGATGCTCTCCGCCCACCGCCAGTGGCTGCTGCCGTCGGGAACCGTCTTCTCGGGTGAGGATGCCTGGGCGACGATCGATGCCGCCGTGTCGAACGACCTGTTCTTCGCGGATCATCAGCCGATGCGGCTGACCGGCGTGAAGGTGTGGCAACCCGATGGCAGCGAGGGCAAGCTGCAGAATCCATCGACCGGCCGCTATCGCTCGGTGTTCGACGTGCAGCTGGACAGACCGGGGACATGGAAGGTCGGCACCGCAATGTCGGGCGTGATGGGCAGCTTCATGGTCGATGGCGTCGAAAAGCGCATCGGTGGTCGTGGTGGCCCGCCGCGCCCCGGCCAGCCCGCGCCGCTGACCGTTGCGGACATTCCCGCCAATGCGACCGACGTGAAGCTGACCGAGACGTCGGCGCGGAACGAGGTGTTCCTGACCTCCGGCGCGCCGACCAGGACGGTGTTCGCGCCGACCGGCAAAGGGCTGGAATTCGCGCCCGTGACGCATCCCGACGAACTCGTCGCGGGCGAGACGGCGAAGTTCAAGTTCCTGATCGACGGCAAGCCCGCTGCCGGTCTGAAGGTGACGGTGATCCCGGGCGGCAAGCGCTATCGCAACGACGAGGGCGCGGTGGAACTGACGACGGGGGCGGACGGCATGCTCGATGTGAAATGGCCGACCGCGGGCATGTACTGGCTGAACGCCACCGCGACCGACGACAAGGCGACGACGCCGCGCGCGACGCAGCGGCGGATGAGCTATACGACCACGGTCGAGGTTATGACGCCCTGA
- a CDS encoding reverse transcriptase-like protein encodes MRTKLYFDGGCRPNPGTMEIAVVVGGKAHVLPDMGTGSSMDAEWLALIHALRLAQDLGLADFVLLGDSAAVIGQANGSLKCRGAGLRHMAEFRALAGDRPPAIRYIKRSQNLAGIALARLHGR; translated from the coding sequence ATGCGTACGAAACTGTATTTCGACGGCGGATGCCGCCCGAACCCCGGCACGATGGAAATCGCGGTCGTCGTCGGCGGCAAGGCGCACGTCCTGCCAGACATGGGCACCGGCTCCAGCATGGATGCGGAATGGCTCGCTTTGATCCACGCGCTCCGGCTGGCGCAAGACCTTGGACTGGCCGACTTCGTCCTGCTGGGCGATTCCGCGGCGGTGATCGGACAGGCGAACGGAAGCCTGAAATGCCGGGGTGCCGGCCTGCGGCACATGGCCGAGTTCCGCGCGCTGGCCGGGGATCGTCCGCCGGCAATCCGCTATATCAAGCGATCGCAGAACCTTGCCGGCATCGCGCTCGCCCGGCTGCACGGTCGCTGA
- a CDS encoding heme exporter protein CcmB yields MSIAFALIARDVRRAWSGGGVTMVVAFFLLATILFPFAIGPDATLLARVGGGVIWAAALLAALLPVERLIAPDADAGVLDQLAVRGVSMAGVAAAKVVAHWIGFGPPLMLAAVAAAGLLGLPGDTLLAVEIGLAIGTPGLAALAVATSALVAGVRGAGAVAGLVMLPLAVPLLIFGAGSIDGGTAGGAAGALKLLGAISLLFLAGAPFVAGAAMRAAID; encoded by the coding sequence TTGAGCATCGCGTTCGCTTTGATCGCGCGCGACGTGCGCCGGGCCTGGTCGGGTGGCGGGGTTACTATGGTCGTGGCGTTCTTCCTGCTTGCGACGATCCTGTTTCCCTTCGCGATCGGGCCGGATGCGACGTTGCTGGCGCGCGTCGGCGGGGGCGTCATCTGGGCGGCGGCGTTGCTCGCGGCCTTGTTGCCGGTCGAACGGCTGATCGCACCCGATGCGGATGCGGGGGTGCTGGATCAGCTTGCGGTCCGCGGGGTGAGCATGGCGGGCGTCGCGGCGGCGAAGGTCGTCGCGCACTGGATCGGTTTCGGTCCGCCATTGATGCTGGCGGCGGTGGCTGCGGCGGGGTTGCTCGGGCTGCCGGGGGATACGTTGCTCGCGGTCGAGATCGGGTTGGCGATCGGCACGCCGGGTCTCGCCGCGCTTGCCGTCGCGACATCGGCATTGGTCGCCGGGGTGCGCGGGGCGGGGGCGGTGGCCGGGCTGGTGATGTTGCCGCTCGCGGTTCCCTTGCTGATCTTCGGTGCCGGATCGATCGACGGCGGAACGGCGGGTGGCGCGGCGGGTGCGCTCAAACTGCTCGGCGCGATCAGCCTGTTGTTCCTCGCGGGCGCGCCGTTCGTCGCGGGCGCGGCGATGCGGGCCGCGATCGATTGA
- the ccmA gene encoding heme ABC exporter ATP-binding protein CcmA, with the protein MTAALAFDGVACMRGGRTVFANLSFDLNPGDAGVVSGPNGVGKSSLVRIAAGLLAPADGVVHASGRRALLGESSALDRDLTLVRALGFWAGIDGRADMLEEAMAAFDLMPIAAIPVRLLSTGQRRRAGLARIVASGADVWLLDEPANGLDESAVAMLEAAIVVHRARGGIALVATHTPIAIQSARRIALGPVR; encoded by the coding sequence TTGACGGCGGCGCTCGCGTTCGACGGCGTCGCGTGCATGCGGGGCGGCAGGACGGTCTTCGCCAACCTGTCCTTCGACCTGAACCCCGGCGATGCGGGCGTGGTTTCCGGGCCGAATGGTGTCGGCAAATCCAGCCTCGTGCGGATCGCGGCCGGATTGCTCGCGCCCGCCGACGGTGTCGTCCACGCATCGGGCCGGCGAGCGTTGCTGGGGGAATCCAGCGCGCTCGACCGGGATCTGACGCTCGTCCGCGCGCTTGGTTTCTGGGCCGGTATCGACGGCCGCGCCGACATGCTGGAAGAAGCGATGGCGGCGTTCGACCTGATGCCGATCGCCGCGATTCCCGTGCGCCTGCTGTCCACCGGGCAGCGGCGGCGCGCCGGGCTGGCGCGTATCGTGGCGAGCGGGGCGGATGTGTGGCTGCTCGACGAACCCGCCAACGGGCTGGACGAAAGCGCGGTGGCGATGCTGGAGGCGGCGATCGTCGTCCACCGCGCTCGGGGCGGGATCGCGCTGGTCGCGACGCATACGCCGATCGCGATCCAGTCCGCCCGCCGCATCGCGCTCGGGCCGGTCCGTTGA
- a CDS encoding metallopeptidase family protein: MAAPDQTLAPTAQAIEDIALATLEALPPEFRAHLGEVVLIVEDFADDETLAALGIEHPLDLSGIYHGRPVGEKSSSDSGAVPDRIHLYRRAILEEWIETNVTLGDLVSHVMIHEIGHHFGLSDDDMHALEDSVA, from the coding sequence ATGGCCGCCCCGGATCAAACACTCGCGCCGACAGCACAGGCGATCGAGGATATCGCCTTGGCGACGCTGGAAGCTTTGCCGCCCGAATTCCGCGCGCATCTGGGCGAGGTCGTGCTGATCGTCGAGGATTTCGCGGATGACGAGACGCTGGCGGCGCTGGGGATCGAACATCCGCTGGACCTGAGCGGCATCTATCACGGCCGTCCGGTGGGCGAGAAATCGTCCAGCGATTCCGGCGCGGTGCCGGATCGCATCCATCTGTATCGCCGCGCGATCCTGGAGGAATGGATCGAGACCAATGTAACGCTCGGCGATCTCGTCTCGCATGTGATGATCCATGAGATCGGACACCATTTCGGCCTGTCGGACGACGATATGCATGCGCTGGAGGATTCGGTCGCTTGA
- a CDS encoding 4a-hydroxytetrahydrobiopterin dehydratase yields MAIEPLSEEERAEALDALDEWDYDEARDAITRTLTFKDFSEAFAFMTRVALLAEKADHHPEWSNVWNRVEILLTTHDAGGLSHRDVDMAEAIDALVE; encoded by the coding sequence ATGGCCATCGAACCGCTGAGCGAGGAAGAGCGCGCCGAAGCCCTGGATGCGCTGGACGAGTGGGATTATGACGAAGCGCGCGACGCGATCACGCGCACGCTCACGTTCAAGGATTTCAGCGAGGCGTTCGCCTTCATGACGCGCGTCGCCCTGCTCGCCGAGAAAGCAGACCATCATCCCGAATGGTCGAACGTATGGAACCGCGTCGAGATATTGCTGACGACGCACGATGCCGGCGGACTCTCCCACCGCGACGTCGACATGGCCGAAGCGATCGACGCGCTGGTGGAGTGA
- a CDS encoding choice-of-anchor tandem repeat GloVer-containing protein: MVRQNQGTVFRLAAGATSITTLASFTGPNGSMPYAPLVLDKDGNLFGTASTGGTNGRGTIFKVAAGTNAVSTVANFTNTTGYTPNGGLLLDDAGNLYGTTVNGGRGSGNVFRIDAGTSTITSIAEFGFGNPNPANPYSGLIMDAVGNLFGTTFSGGTSNNGTIFRIDAGTNAIVTLASFSGQPEGRGPYNAEGLVADAKGNLYGTTWRGGSINRGTVFRLSDAGFVTAAAAVPEPASWAMMMIGFGLLGGNLRRRRHSGIAVAA; this comes from the coding sequence GTGGTCAGACAGAATCAGGGCACCGTGTTCCGGCTCGCCGCGGGCGCGACGTCGATCACCACGTTGGCGAGCTTCACCGGCCCCAACGGATCGATGCCCTATGCGCCGCTGGTGCTCGACAAGGACGGCAATCTCTTCGGAACGGCATCGACCGGCGGGACGAATGGGCGGGGTACCATCTTCAAGGTCGCCGCCGGAACCAACGCCGTGTCGACTGTGGCCAACTTTACCAATACCACCGGATACACCCCCAATGGCGGGCTGTTGCTGGACGATGCCGGCAATCTGTACGGCACGACGGTCAACGGTGGACGGGGCAGCGGCAACGTCTTCCGGATCGATGCGGGCACCAGCACCATCACCAGCATCGCGGAATTCGGGTTCGGCAATCCCAACCCGGCCAATCCCTATTCCGGGCTGATCATGGATGCGGTCGGCAATCTGTTCGGCACGACCTTTTCGGGCGGCACATCCAATAACGGAACGATCTTCCGGATCGATGCGGGCACCAATGCTATCGTCACGCTGGCAAGCTTCAGCGGCCAGCCGGAGGGGCGCGGCCCATACAATGCCGAGGGTCTGGTCGCCGACGCGAAGGGCAATCTGTACGGCACGACATGGCGCGGCGGATCGATCAACCGCGGCACGGTTTTCCGGCTGAGCGACGCCGGCTTCGTGACGGCGGCAGCGGCCGTGCCCGAACCGGCGAGCTGGGCGATGATGATGATCGGCTTCGGACTGTTGGGCGGCAATCTCCGCCGCCGTCGTCATAGCGGCATCGCGGTCGCGGCCTGA